ATAGTATACACTTCGAAGTTCGGCGCCGTATGGCCGATCTCGGTGCCGATCGTCTCGGTGCTGACGACCGTGGCTTCCTCCTCGACGGACGTACCACTGCATGCGATTCCGATCATTCCTGCAAGCAGGCCCGACATCAGGAGCGTTCGATTCAGTTCTTTCCATATGCGCCGCATACATCGCCTCACTCTGGGATAAAGTAAGCGGAAGGCTGTTGAGATATCCGGATTTTTTGATGGTTCCTGATTAACTTCGGTAAGTTTACCGGAATTGTCAACAACTATTTTAGATGCCGCGAACGGTGCCTCGAACGGTGCTGCAAACGGTCACAGGCCGCCGAGGGCCTTTTCGAACTTTCTGACGGCCGCGGGTATGTCGGGTTGCGACAGCACCGCCGAGATCGCGGCGACGCCGGAAGCCCCCGCTTCCAGGCACGCCCTCGTGCGGCCAGGGGTCACGCCACCCAGGGCAAATACCGGGATCGTCACCGAGCCGGCCGCTTCCGCGAGCGCCCGAATCCCCTGGGGCGGTCCATATCCTGCCTTCGACGGCGTATCGTATACCGGTCCGAACGTGACGAAGTCGGCCCCTTCCGCTTCGGCGGCGCGCGCGCTTTCCGTGCCGTGGGTCGATCTGCCGATCAGAATGCCGGCGGGAAGTGCTTCGCGGGCCTCGCGGACCGGCACGCCGGATTCCGGCAGGTGTACGCCCTGCGCCCCGCAGGCCGCGGCGACCTCCAGGTTGCCATTGACCACCAGCACGGGCTCAAGCGATTCGAGTTCCGCCTTCACCTCCCCGGTCAACGCCAGCAGGTCCGAAGTATTCAGGTCTTTCTCCCTGATCTGGAACGCGCGAACGCCCGCGCGACAGGCCTGGCCCAACGCCGAGGCGAGCGATCGTCCGGCGCAGCGGGACCGATCGCCGATCAGATAGAACCTGAAGTCTACCATGGAGGCTGTTACGAGGATGAGTGGATCACACCGCTCAGCGGACTGGAAGCGGACGCGTAGGCCTTCATGGGAATCCGTCCCGCTTCGTAAGCGAGTCGGCCGGCCTCGACCGCCTTGCGCATGGCGACGGCCATCTTTACCGGGTCCTTCGCGCCTGCCACCCCTGTATTCATCAGTATGCCGTCGCAGCCCAGTTCCATGGCGACGGACGCGTCGGAGGCGGTCCCGACCCCCGCGTCGACGATGACCGGCACCTGGCTGTTCTCCACGATGATGGCGATGTTGTGCGGGTTGCGGATGCCCAGGCCGGAGCCGATGGGCGCAGCGAGGGGCATGACCGCGACGCAGCCCGCCTCCTCGAGTTTCTTGCAGACGATGGGATCGTCGATGGTATAGGGCATGACGTTGAATCCCCGGTCGACCAGGGTGCGCGCGGCTTCCAACGTAGCCTCGTTATCGGGAAACAGGGTCTTCTCGTCCCCGATGACCTCGAGCTTTACCGTATCGGTCCCCAGCGCCTCCCGCGCCAGCTCGCAGGTCAGCACGGCGTCGCTCGCGGTGTAGCAACCGGCCGTGTTGGGCAGCAGTTCGTAACGGTCGCGGTCGATGTAGTCGAGCAGTGACTGCCCGGAGGTATCGTCGAGGTCGATCCGGCGGATGGCCAACGTAACCATGCCCGTACCACTTTCCTCGAAAGATTCCCGCATCAGTTCGAAACTCGCGTATTTTCCCGTGCCGAGTATCAGCCGGGAATCCAACGTCAAACCGCCTATTTTCAGGGCGCACATGTTGGTCTGCTCCTTTGCCTGTACGGTCCAGGGCCGCTGTGTATTGTGGTCATCCACCCGCTACCGCCCGGATCACCTCGACCACGTCATCGCCTGCGAGCATGGTCGTCCCGTGTTCCTTCCTCGGGACCACAGCGCCGTTGAGGGCTACGGCGGTTCCCTCGGAAGACACGCCGAGTTCCTTCAGCAGGTCGGCGATGCTCGTCGCTCCGGACAGTTTCCTGGTCTTTCCGTTAACGGTCACGTTCATCGTTCGTCTCTCCGGTACCGGCCGGGTAGAAGCGGTCGGGCAGAAAGGGCCGCATGATGGAAGGTACCCGGTCGTGCAGGATGGCCTCGGCGAGCAGGTCTCCGGTCAGCGGCGCCAGCAGTATGCCGTTCCGGCCATGCCCCGAAGCCGCGAACAGACCCGGCGTCCCCGTGGCCCCGAGCACGGGCCATCCGTCCCGCGCCACCGGCCGCAGTCCCGACCAGGTGGAATCCAACGCCCAGGTCTTCAGGCCGGGTGCGAGTTCGAGGGCGTCCCGGAACAGCTGCATGACGCCGCCCAGCGTGACCTCGTCCCTGAATCCGGCTTCCTCCACGGTAGCGCCAATGATCAACCGTCCATCCGAACGGGGCACCAGGTATACGCCGCTGGTATAGATCGTGTGATGGAACGGTGGCGCGTTGCCTGCCCGCAACGCGAGGATCTGCCCGCGCACCGGCCGGACGGGGACTCTCCAGGCGGGCGCAATGCCGTCCAAGTAGCGCGCCCGGCAACCCATGGCGTTCACCACCGTCTGTGCTTGCCAGGTGCCTTCCGTCGTATCCACTCCGGCGACACGGTGGCCGTCCAGCAGGACCTTCCGCGCGGTAACGCCTTCATGGATCA
This region of Gemmatimonadota bacterium genomic DNA includes:
- a CDS encoding thiazole synthase, which produces MCALKIGGLTLDSRLILGTGKYASFELMRESFEESGTGMVTLAIRRIDLDDTSGQSLLDYIDRDRYELLPNTAGCYTASDAVLTCELAREALGTDTVKLEVIGDEKTLFPDNEATLEAARTLVDRGFNVMPYTIDDPIVCKKLEEAGCVAVMPLAAPIGSGLGIRNPHNIAIIVENSQVPVIVDAGVGTASDASVAMELGCDGILMNTGVAGAKDPVKMAVAMRKAVEAGRLAYEAGRIPMKAYASASSPLSGVIHSSS
- the thiS gene encoding sulfur carrier protein ThiS — protein: MNVTVNGKTRKLSGATSIADLLKELGVSSEGTAVALNGAVVPRKEHGTTMLAGDDVVEVIRAVAGG
- the thiO gene encoding glycine oxidase ThiO, translated to MPVRQWRSSVAQRSDIVVIGGGIVGLAVARRLSLSGRAVTVLERHRTGRGASWAAAGMLAPHCEFDEPDPLFALCKAGLERYAGFIKTLREETGCPIDYNSTGVVFPALSDRGQARLETRYERHLRDGVPVERLTVREARRLEPNLTNGIRMALRYPDDHQVENRDVVTALAQSVLKGGGVIHEGVTARKVLLDGHRVAGVDTTEGTWQAQTVVNAMGCRARYLDGIAPAWRVPVRPVRGQILALRAGNAPPFHHTIYTSGVYLVPRSDGRLIIGATVEEAGFRDEVTLGGVMQLFRDALELAPGLKTWALDSTWSGLRPVARDGWPVLGATGTPGLFAASGHGRNGILLAPLTGDLLAEAILHDRVPSIMRPFLPDRFYPAGTGETNDERDR
- the thiE gene encoding thiamine phosphate synthase, whose protein sequence is MVDFRFYLIGDRSRCAGRSLASALGQACRAGVRAFQIREKDLNTSDLLALTGEVKAELESLEPVLVVNGNLEVAAACGAQGVHLPESGVPVREAREALPAGILIGRSTHGTESARAAEAEGADFVTFGPVYDTPSKAGYGPPQGIRALAEAAGSVTIPVFALGGVTPGRTRACLEAGASGVAAISAVLSQPDIPAAVRKFEKALGGL